ACGGCGGGTTACATTTAACCCGTTCCATACCGTGATTAAATACCTGCCAAGTACCCTTGCATTCGTTTTAGTAGTAATGATATTATTCCGCTGAGCATGTGAAATTGCTGCTGTAAACATATCTTCCACATCTAATAAAATCTGTATTGCTTCCTGTTCCAGCTCTGCATCAATAAAGGCCAGTTCTGTAACCGAATTAGCAATGATACATCCTCTTTTATGTACTGCTGTATTTGCATCAGCAAGCAGGTAGAAAAAATCTTTAATCAGCGCTAAAGGGTTTTTACTTTGCGAAAGTTGATGTTTAAATTCATTGAAATCTGCCCTTCTTTGCTGAATAGCTTTGCTGAACAGTTCTTTTTTTCCTCCTTTGAATGTGTTATAAAGACTGCTGCTGCCTAATTGTGTAGCATCTTTCAGGTCATTTAAAGAAGTAGCTGCATAACCCCTTTCCCAAAAAACTTTTTGGGCGTTTAAAATCACTTCATTCTCATCGTGTTCTATTGGCCTGCCTCGCATAACAGAAATTAATTTTGGATTGATTGGTACAAAAATAGGAATTTAAATTTAATTGAAAGATGAAATAATGAAATAGAAGTTTGGAAATCCGGTTTCAGTTATCGGGTCACCCGGTTTTACGGAAACAAAAACGGTTGTATATCATTCTATATACAACCGTTCCTTTTTCGCGTCTGGAACTGGATTCCAACCAGCAGCCCATATGCTTATAAACGAGATTGGGTACTTACTGAATTTTTGATATATTCAATGTTACAGAAAACTCTTTATTGGGATAGTCATTGACGTTAATATATGAAGTTTTAAATTTAGCATTAACATTCTTCATATAAACTGCACACATCGTATTAGACACATGATATAAGTGTTTATGTTCTTCTACGGGTAACCCATCCAGTATCCCGGCTAAAACCTGATATCTGACACGCTCTGTATAGTTACCATAGTCATGCCATGCCAATACAGAATTGCTATCTCTTAATAAAGGAAATACGTTCCTGGTATCTGACTTTAAAGCACCGTAACTGTGATCACCATCTACAAAAATTAAGTCAAATTTATCTTTGAGGGTTTCAAATTTGAAAGTAAGCGAATTTGCTTCGATACGGGTTGTGTTCTTCAAATTATTCATAAACATACCACTAACCTTAACAAATTCTTCTGAAGCCCCTAATTGGATCATTTCAGCTCTTGATAATGTTATTGACACGCAACTTTCAGCAACTTCCGAAACGTTTGCTATGCTCTCTCCTCTGAAACTACCAATCTCCAGGTATTTACATTTGTCAAGGCTGCGCGCCAATGCTTTCAATAATGCAATGTCAGTAACTAAAGAAGTTCCCTCCAAAAAGGTATAGTGATGCACTGTCTCATTTAACGTGGGGAAAAGTTCATTCATATCTATGGTCGGTAACTGACTCATCCCATATTTATCAACAAGATAGTTTTTGTATTGAATGTCTTCATCATATAGTTGCAGTAAACTTTTAGGATTAGACAGGATTTTGCCAACTATTATCTTTGCTTTTTGGACTTTAGTTTTCATATTTTAATCTTAAGTTTAGGTAAAATAGGTTAAAAAAAGACAATCTCAAGATCTACAGTCATTAATTCTCGTTATTTTAATCTTAAGTGTAGGTAAAATAGGGAAAAAAAAAGATAAACTCCAACTTCCGGGAGTTAGTTTTCATTGACAATATGGTCAAAGGAAATTGAACGCCAGCGTTAGCTTATGCTGATTATTCCTGTATGTGTGAAGATGCCGGCTCCGGCCGCAAAGTCCTAAACTTCTCTTGCTCCTTCTGCAGGGCCGTTAAAAACGATATTCACCTAAAAGAAAAGCGGCTTGTAAGTTTATACTTACAAGCCGCTTTAATTCCCGGAACTGGATTTTTTATATTCTGATTTTCAATATCTTATAAGTGAAGTGTGTTAAAACTGTGTCGCAGTTGGGAAGAACTCCTATCTTGAAACTTTACGCGCTCTTTCTCCCTATCGTCACAAGCATAATTTATATTGGGTCAATGCTTCCTCATATTTATTAACCGTATCATGTTTAATGTAGCTGGTAAACTGCCCATCTTTCAGTGCTGTTTTCGCAGCTGTTATCGCTTTTTTTTCCTCGAGCACGGCATTATGATAATCTCCGCCTTTTGCGTAGCAGGATGCCAGCGCATGCAGTTGCATTGGATTGATAGCTGATTTATTTTTTTGATAACATCCTGCTGCCCATAGATAGGTGCTTTTTTCCAAGCCATCGCGTAATGCAACCACCGATAGTATAAAGGGTGCCTCTAATACCCCTTCCTGCCGGGCCACATCTCCGTAGGCAATGGCCTCCTGCTGATTAATTTCAAGCAGGATATCAAATTTAATAGCTACCAGCACCAGTTTGTTGGCGGGTTCTTCTACGATCAGTTTATCCACCAATGTAAGTGCCGATTTATATTCCTTGGCGCCCATAGCTGCATAAACCGGTTCCAATGTTTTTGAGAAAGCCTTCTCCCGGGAGCTGCGGGTGGTTTTCTCATAACGTTGCTTATATTCCTCCATATTGAAACGGCCGTTTAAGATTTGGGAGATGACAGTATCCACTTCAAATGGATGTCCAATCCACACGATCTTCCCGTTCCGAACAAGGAACGTGGAGGGGATACCGGTGATCCCTGCATCGCCTAACCATCTATTGGCCATGTGCTCGTCGTTACTGTCTGCGATGACCGAAAAACCCATCTTCTCATGGTTCGTTTTCACAAACTTTCTGACCGTTGGCAGGGTGGCCGCCGGTGAGAGTTTGTCTTTTCTGCCTTCCCATACATTGACGCCGATAACCGTTATTTTCCCTTTGTATTGTTTTTGCAGTTTAGAAATATGCGGCATAGCAGCTATACACGGCGCGCACCAGGTGGCCCAGAATTCCAGCATATATAACTGATCACCTGTAAAAGAATGAACAGGCGTGCCTTTGATCCAATCTGAATATTTAAGTACGGGCGCCGGATCGCCAATGTGTAGCGTAGCATTTTCTTGTGCACGTCCTGTAATGGCCATAACAGACGCCAATATGAACAGGCTTAATAACTTTTTCATGGTTTATTCTTTTGAACGTTTGAATATTTTTGATGCAGGCCTTCACAGCTTCAGATCTACCATTTTTTCATCCGGCGGAAGGCATTGACGCAGGTCACAGGTTTGATAGAACAGTCCGGTCCGGATCGGGTTCCCCGCTTTGGCAGCAGCTGATTTCACTGCTTTTTGAATAAACACCGCTTCATTTTCATACACCAGCACTCCGGGGTCATTGGCGTAGGATGTAGGCCGGGGCTCGATCCAGGAGCCGGAAGCACGGACGGTTTCCGGCAGTTCCAGTATATGGCCGATCACAATATAGGGCAGTGAAGACGGCACATACTGATAGATATGCCACCCCGGCGCTATCACTACTTTCACAATAATGGCGATGCTGTCTTTTTCCTGGAGCAATTGCGCATTCAGGGAAACCGGGTTACGATCGTCTGGCGCGGGACAAGTCAGTGTTTTAGCTGCTTCCGCAATCCGGGCATCAAAACCGGATTGCGCATGTATCCTCAATACTACGAGCAAGAAGAGAAGGAATATGATCAGGCACTTCATCATTTATAGGTATTGATGATAAAACGATATCCACCGGTTTCTGAAAAGAATAATTTCTTTCTGTTTCCGGTGAGCCATTTGCTCCATTCCTTCGCCGTCGTAAAGTTTTCTCCAGTGTACCGTTTCAATACCCTGAGCGCAAGGTCTGGCTGATCATTACGTTTCATCATATCAATACAGGCATCCAGCAGCTTTATGCTGTGGTTGGAAACGCCTATTTTTTGAACATCCTCGTCCACACTGTAATCATAGAAAGCATTGGGATCGCAGTACAAATAATCCATATTGTTTTTCATAAATTGCTGATAGGCAGCGGCGTTTGTCCCGAAACGATCTGCGTACTTTGCCATATTTTTTTTCAGATATTCTTCATAACTTCCCGCAGGTTGCGGGAATCCGAGGTATTTCAGGCTCTCTTCTTCCGATAACGTCAGGGCCTGCCCGGCCGATTTTTTGTCTTCAATACGCTTTTTTTCTTTCGCATTTGATTCATTAAACTCATTGATCATTTTAACGTGTTCGTCATAACCTTCTTTTGAAACGCGGCCAACTGTTTCTTTAATCATGCCTGTGGTAGCCATACGTTCATTGTATTTCCTGGTGATGGGCATTCTGCCGTCAAATTGTTTCATATAAGCCACTACATTCACAAAGACCTTCTTAGCCTCTTCTGTCATCTCTGCCGGCGAAGACCCAAACCCCCACAAAAAGAAATTCCCATGCCTGCCCAGTGCTACCGCGCCAACGTCTTTTGTACAAACGCCACTGGAGATCACTTCCGCATCCGGCCCTTCTGTAAACCTGTCTCCCCGGGATACTAATCCAATTGGCGTCTCTCCATTAAAAGCCTCCGGAATATTTACCCGCCACATGGGTATCTCTTTAGGAATAGTATCTCCTGACGTATAATGATAAATTCCTTCAGGAGTTTCTTTCATGACCAGTGTAGGCATGACCCGCTCCAGCGGGCCTTTGAAAATAGCATGTTGTGTATTTAAATGATGCGCGTCACTATTAAGGCAGTGACAGAGCCAATCGAGTTTCAGCCCCAGTCTTTCCCCCATACGGGCCGCTGTGGTGGCAATAAAAACCACCGGCTTTGAAAAATTATCTGGCAGATATCTTTCTGCTATATATTTTGTTTTTCCGTCCGCATCTTTTTTTTCCTCCGCATTTTCCAGTATCGTGGTATTAAAATCGAAGATGACCACATCATAAGGATCAGCATCAACAGGTTTCCAGTCACGGCAATCCATCGTCTTCACCTCCGCAAAATATTTACGCAGTAATGCGCTGAATGCCGGCATTCGCATGGGATATTGCTTTTCGAACATCTCCTTGCTCATTCCTCCCGG
The genomic region above belongs to Chitinophaga sp. 180180018-3 and contains:
- a CDS encoding protein-disulfide reductase DsbD domain-containing protein, which produces MMKCLIIFLLFLLVVLRIHAQSGFDARIAEAAKTLTCPAPDDRNPVSLNAQLLQEKDSIAIIVKVVIAPGWHIYQYVPSSLPYIVIGHILELPETVRASGSWIEPRPTSYANDPGVLVYENEAVFIQKAVKSAAAKAGNPIRTGLFYQTCDLRQCLPPDEKMVDLKL
- a CDS encoding class I SAM-dependent methyltransferase, whose translation is MKTKVQKAKIIVGKILSNPKSLLQLYDEDIQYKNYLVDKYGMSQLPTIDMNELFPTLNETVHHYTFLEGTSLVTDIALLKALARSLDKCKYLEIGSFRGESIANVSEVAESCVSITLSRAEMIQLGASEEFVKVSGMFMNNLKNTTRIEANSLTFKFETLKDKFDLIFVDGDHSYGALKSDTRNVFPLLRDSNSVLAWHDYGNYTERVRYQVLAGILDGLPVEEHKHLYHVSNTMCAVYMKNVNAKFKTSYINVNDYPNKEFSVTLNISKIQ
- a CDS encoding TlpA disulfide reductase family protein, whose translation is MKKLLSLFILASVMAITGRAQENATLHIGDPAPVLKYSDWIKGTPVHSFTGDQLYMLEFWATWCAPCIAAMPHISKLQKQYKGKITVIGVNVWEGRKDKLSPAATLPTVRKFVKTNHEKMGFSVIADSNDEHMANRWLGDAGITGIPSTFLVRNGKIVWIGHPFEVDTVISQILNGRFNMEEYKQRYEKTTRSSREKAFSKTLEPVYAAMGAKEYKSALTLVDKLIVEEPANKLVLVAIKFDILLEINQQEAIAYGDVARQEGVLEAPFILSVVALRDGLEKSTYLWAAGCYQKNKSAINPMQLHALASCYAKGGDYHNAVLEEKKAITAAKTALKDGQFTSYIKHDTVNKYEEALTQYKLCL
- a CDS encoding TetR family transcriptional regulator C-terminal domain-containing protein, yielding MRGRPIEHDENEVILNAQKVFWERGYAATSLNDLKDATQLGSSSLYNTFKGGKKELFSKAIQQRRADFNEFKHQLSQSKNPLALIKDFFYLLADANTAVHKRGCIIANSVTELAFIDAELEQEAIQILLDVEDMFTAAISHAQRNNIITTKTNARVLGRYLITVWNGLNVTRRMHPDAASLKPLIRLQLSVLS